Sequence from the Methanobrevibacter arboriphilus genome:
AAACATTAGGAACTAGTAAAATTGTAGATTCTGACTTTGGTATGATGATTAGAACAGTTACTGATTGGAATAATGATAAATAGAATGATAATATTAAATGGGTAAATATAATAAAATATGAATAGAATAATAATAAATTAAAATAATGATAATAAATAGGCTAAATTATGATTACAATTATTGATTACGGAAGTGGAAATCTTAGGAGCATTTCTAATGGATTTTCTAAGATTAATGTAAAGTCAAATGTTACAAAAAATCCTGAAAAAATATCAGATGCTGAATATTTAGTTTTGCCTGGAGTCGGTGCATTTGGGCAAATTATGAATAATATTGAGCCTTATAAAAAACTTATAATCGAACATATTTCAGAAGGTAAACCATTTTTAGGAGTTTGTTTAGGATTACAAGCATTATTATCCAGTAGTGAAGAAACTCCTGGTGTTAAAGGACTAAATATTTTTAAAGGAAAAGTTAAAAAGCTTCCAATAGAAAACGGTCTTAAAATTCCCCATATGGGATGGAATCGTCTTGATATGACTTTATGTGAAAGTAAAAAAAGTTGTTCTATTATAGATGGGATAGACCAAGATTATTTCTATTTCGTTCATTCATATTATGCATCTCCCGAAGATGAAGAAGTTATATCTGGAACTACAGAATATGGTTTTGATGTTACAGCTGTTTTACATCAAAATAATGTGTTCGCAACCCAATTTCATCCAGAAAAAAGTGGAGTTCCTGGCCTAAAAATGTTAAAGAATTTTGTTTCAATGCAAATATAAAAGTTAAATTATAAAATTTAAATTAAATACAGCTAAAAATACAATGAAATTAAAAAAATATAACTAAACTAAATATAAAAATTAAATTAAAGAATATAATAAGTATTTATAGCTTAGAATAGCTATAATAACCACTTATATCAGTATTTTCATCGATATATTTAATTTTATCATTTAGTCTACAATCAGCTAATATTGTACCCTGTTCTAATTCAATGTGAAATACTCCATAATCAACCAATTTAAGATAATCTTCTTTATTTTCAAAATTTGCTAAAAAAGGCAAATCATCGAAAACTGGTTTTAAAGGGTCTCTTTCTTCTATTCTAACATTTAAAACTCTTATAAATTCTAAATGTGTTTCGGCATGCCCATTTCCTAAATTTAAATCCATATAAATTACCTATTTCTTTTTATTTATAAAGCTATTTAAAATATTTATAGAACTATTTGAAATAATTATTATAAAACTATTTGAAATAATTATAATTTTTATTTTATCTAATTTACTATTTTTATAAATCATCTATTTTATATATTTTATTAAAAACTATATTCAATTAGACACTATAATAATTATAATAAAATAATGCATAAAGATAATCAAAAAATTATATATTTTAGTAATAAAATAATAATATACAAGGAATGATTATAAAATCATAATGTGATAAAAATGTCAAATAAAAAAAAATACACAACAAATAAAGGAATTCCTGTTCCAAATGATCAAGCATCTATTACTACAGGTAAAGGAGCTAGCTATACCATGCTAGAAGATGCACATTTAACTGAAAAGCTTGCACATTTTGGTAGAGAGAGAATACCTGAAAGAGTTGTTCATGCTAAAGGAACTGGTGCATATGGATATTTTGAAGTTACAAATGACCTTTCAAAATATACAAGAGCTAAATTCTTATCTGAAGTTGGTAAAAAAACAGAAGTTTTTATACGATTTTCTACAGTAGGTGGGGAAAAAGGTTCAGCTGATGCAAAAAGAGACCCTCGTGGAACAGCTATGAAATTTTATACAGAAGAAGGGAATTATGATCTTGTTGGAAATAATACTCCCATATTTTTTATTAGAGATTCAATAAAATTCCCAGACTTTATACATACACAAAAAAGAAACCCTCAAAACAATTTACCTGATGCCGATATGTTTTGGGATTTCATGTCACTTACACCAGAATCTATACACCAAGCAACTTTCTTATTTACTGATAGAGGAACTCCATTAAATTTCAGACACATGGATTGTTTTGGAAGCCATTCATTCATGTGGTATAATGAAAAAAATGAATATGTTTGGGTAAAATATCATTTTAAAACAGCACAAGGAATAAAAAACTTTACAAATGATGAAGCTGTTAAAATGTGTGGTGAAAATCCAGATCATGCAGTAGAAGACTTGTTTGAAGCTATTGAAAATGAAAATTATCCAGAATGGAATGTTTATGTTCAAATAATGAAACCAGAAGAAGCAGAAAAATATAAATTTGATCCTTTTGATGTAACAAAAGTGTGGTTCCATGGTGATTATCCTTTAATACCTCTTGGAAAACTAGTTTTAAATAAAAATCCAGAAAATTTCTTTGCTGAAGTTGAACAAGTAGCTTTTGCACCTTCAAATTTTGTTCCAGGAATTGGTCCTTCCCCAGATAGATTATTACAAGGAAGGCTATTTTCTTATGAAGATACACAAAGACACAGATTAGGTCCAAATCATCACCAAATTCCAGTAAACAGACCTAAAAATGCTGATGTCAACAGCTATCAAAGAGATGGACCTATGACAGTTGATGAAAATGGTGGAAAAGGCCCTAATTACTATCCAAATTCTTTTGGAGGAGCAGAACCAGATGAAACAGTGACTCCACCGACTATAGAATTAAAAGCAGAGATTAATAGGCACACTATGCCAACTGAAGATGTTGACTTTTTCCAAACTGGAGAACTTTGGAGAAGAGTTTTAAGTGATGAAGATAAAGACCATCTTGTATACAATATTGTTGTTCATTTAGGAAATGCTCAAGAAAGAATCCGATACAGACAATGTGCTCTTTTTTACAAAGCAGACCCAGAATATGGAACTCGTGTAGCTGAAGGAATAGGTCTTGATATAAATAAAGTTAAAGAACTTTCTGAAATGACTCAAGAAGAAAGAGTTGAAGCTACAAAAGAATGAATATCATTTTCAAAAGAAAATAAAAAGTAAAAATATTGAAATTAAATCATTAATTGTGCAACTATGGAACCTAAAAAAACAGTTTTCTTTAGTTTAGGAGTGGCATTAGTAGGTTTAGGTGCAGTAGGAGTTGCTTTACCAATCTTACCTACTACTCCATTTATTTTAGCTGCATTTTTCTGTTTTGGAAAAAGTTCAAAGAGAGCAGAAAAATGGATTGAAAACAATAAATATTTTGGAAGCTATATAAATAATTATAAAGAAAAAAAAGGTGTTCCATTAGATGTTAAAAGAAATAGTTTAATATTTCTATGGTTGACACTGAGTATTTCAGCTATTATAGTAAATAGTTTGATTGTTAGATTAATTTTACTTATTGTTGGAATATGTGTTAGTGCCCATATTTTACTTTTAAAAACCAAAAAAGACACTATTAAATAGTATTAAACAAAAACCAAATTATAAATTATTAATAATATCTTTTTATTTATTATTTATATTAAATTTTAAAATTTCTCTAATTTTTCAAGCTTTTCTAATTACAATTATTAAACTTCTCTAATTTTATTAATATTTATATAATAATCTCCCTATTAAACTTAAAACAATTGAAGAATCTTAATAATGATTTTATAATTTATATATTTAATTAATATGTATAAAACGTACATCATACTATTTTTTATAAAAAATATTAAATATTTTAAAAAACATAAAAACTAGTAGAAAAATAATAATTAATTATTGTATGAAAATATTTAAAAATTATTATAAAAATATTTAAAAAGGATTAAAAAAGGAGTAAAACGATGATGGACAAAAATAAATTTTGGGAACTAATTCAAACCTCATACAAAGAAGCTAATTGGGAAACAGACAAACAAATGCAACTATTAATTGGCAAACTATCAGAATATAGCCAAGAAGAAATATTAAAATTTGGAAAGATATATGAAATTTATGCAAAAGAATCAGAGAAAAGTAAATTATGGGCAGCAGCTCATGTTTTAAATGACGGATGTTCTGAAGATTGTTTTGAATCTTTTCGAGGTTGGTTAATTTCAAGAGGGAAAGAACCATATTTTAATGCTTTAATTAATCCAGATTCCATTATTGATCTA
This genomic interval carries:
- the hisH gene encoding imidazole glycerol phosphate synthase subunit HisH, which encodes MITIIDYGSGNLRSISNGFSKINVKSNVTKNPEKISDAEYLVLPGVGAFGQIMNNIEPYKKLIIEHISEGKPFLGVCLGLQALLSSSEETPGVKGLNIFKGKVKKLPIENGLKIPHMGWNRLDMTLCESKKSCSIIDGIDQDYFYFVHSYYASPEDEEVISGTTEYGFDVTAVLHQNNVFATQFHPEKSGVPGLKMLKNFVSMQI
- a CDS encoding catalase, with protein sequence MSNKKKYTTNKGIPVPNDQASITTGKGASYTMLEDAHLTEKLAHFGRERIPERVVHAKGTGAYGYFEVTNDLSKYTRAKFLSEVGKKTEVFIRFSTVGGEKGSADAKRDPRGTAMKFYTEEGNYDLVGNNTPIFFIRDSIKFPDFIHTQKRNPQNNLPDADMFWDFMSLTPESIHQATFLFTDRGTPLNFRHMDCFGSHSFMWYNEKNEYVWVKYHFKTAQGIKNFTNDEAVKMCGENPDHAVEDLFEAIENENYPEWNVYVQIMKPEEAEKYKFDPFDVTKVWFHGDYPLIPLGKLVLNKNPENFFAEVEQVAFAPSNFVPGIGPSPDRLLQGRLFSYEDTQRHRLGPNHHQIPVNRPKNADVNSYQRDGPMTVDENGGKGPNYYPNSFGGAEPDETVTPPTIELKAEINRHTMPTEDVDFFQTGELWRRVLSDEDKDHLVYNIVVHLGNAQERIRYRQCALFYKADPEYGTRVAEGIGLDINKVKELSEMTQEERVEATKE
- a CDS encoding YbaN family protein; this translates as MEPKKTVFFSLGVALVGLGAVGVALPILPTTPFILAAFFCFGKSSKRAEKWIENNKYFGSYINNYKEKKGVPLDVKRNSLIFLWLTLSISAIIVNSLIVRLILLIVGICVSAHILLLKTKKDTIK
- a CDS encoding DUF4240 domain-containing protein — encoded protein: MMDKNKFWELIQTSYKEANWETDKQMQLLIGKLSEYSQEEILKFGKIYEIYAKESEKSKLWAAAHVLNDGCSEDCFESFRGWLISRGKEPYFNALINPDSIIDLDMPYQDDYYENKDMISVAELAFNKKIGNDDDLDTYYQRMRQFELDPKEIFDIVDEISFGEDINAEWDKKDKESVRTLVPKLCQQYW